A stretch of DNA from Chthonomonadales bacterium:
TCGTGGATGTCGCCGAACGCCTTCAGCAGGCGCCTCGTGGCAAGAGCTTGCCGATAGTTCAGCCCGCGCTGCTGGCACCATGCGATGAGCTCCGCCGGCCGCCGGCTCTCCGCGACGGCGACGCCCACGATCTCCACTCCCATCGCGCCGTACTCACGGCTCAGTCGCGCCAGGTCCGCCGTCTCCGCCACGCACGGGCCGCACCAGGTCCCCCAGAAGTTGAGCAGTAGCAGCGCGCCACCGCGATCGCGCGCCTCGACGATCTGCCCGCGCACATCCCGGAACGCGACGTCGGGCGCGGAGTCGACGCGCTGGGGCCGCACCGGCGACCGGTTGGAATAGCGCTCGGACACGCGCCACTTCGGCGCCTCGCCCGCCCACCAGGCGCGCCAGCGGTTGAGCGCGGCGCGTCGCCTGGCGGGCGGGTCGGCCCGGCGCGACCGCCAGGGGTTGCCGGTCAGTTCGCGCAGCGCCGACATCGCCATCGTAGGCACCACGATGTCCGGGTCATCCAGCGCGCGGATCAGCGCGGGCACGGCCCGGCGGTCGACGACCTTGCGGCCTCGGCCGGCTCGCATCGCGAGCTGGGTCGCGGCGGCCTCGCGGATCCAGGTGTCCTCGTCGCGCAGGGCGGTCAGAAGCAGCAGCAGACCGCGCTCCTGGTCGACCTCCGGCAGCACCTCGACGGCGCGCTGCCGTACGATCGAGGCGTTGTCGGCGAAGGCCGCCTCCAGGGCCGCGGCCGCCGCCGACCCCTTCTGACGGCCGAGCGCGTCGACCGCGGCGTAGCGCAGTCCCGGGCTGGGATCAAGCGCGTAGCGCGCCAGCAGCGGCGTCCACTCGCCGGGCGGCGTGCGATCCAGCACCTCCTGGAGGGCGGCCGGCGCCTCCTCGTGGTTGCCGCGCAGCGCCGGCTCTCTTTCGTCCTCCGCTATGTGGTAGCGGACCGCGGCGGCGAGCGCGACGAGGACGACGGCGGCCGTCAGCAGCCAGGGCGTCCGAGACGATCGAGCAGCGGCCGCCGGTTCGGGAGGGGTCTCGGCGGGCGGAGGGGTCCCGGTCATGGCGGTTCGTCTCCTTCCGCCGCGCGGCGGACCGCGGCGCTCAGCCGCGGTCCACGCGGCGCTTCAGGGCAGACCGGGTGGGCTCCGGCACGGCGGTGAGCAGGTGAAGCCCGGTGCCGCGCTCCACCGCGCCGACGCTCACGCGGAAGGAGCGCCACCCCTCGCCCTCGATGGAGCTCTCGTTGGGCATCCACACGGCGATCACGCGCGTTCGAGCGTCGATGGCGGCCGGCGCCTCGACGCCGCGGTCCGGCAGGGCCACAACCACCTTCCAGAAGGCCTCCGGCACCGTGACGCGCCCACCCGCGATGGCGCCGGACTCTCCGGCGG
This window harbors:
- a CDS encoding HEAT repeat domain-containing protein; this encodes MTGTPPPAETPPEPAAAARSSRTPWLLTAAVVLVALAAAVRYHIAEDEREPALRGNHEEAPAALQEVLDRTPPGEWTPLLARYALDPSPGLRYAAVDALGRQKGSAAAAALEAAFADNASIVRQRAVEVLPEVDQERGLLLLLTALRDEDTWIREAAATQLAMRAGRGRKVVDRRAVPALIRALDDPDIVVPTMAMSALRELTGNPWRSRRADPPARRRAALNRWRAWWAGEAPKWRVSERYSNRSPVRPQRVDSAPDVAFRDVRGQIVEARDRGGALLLLNFWGTWCGPCVAETADLARLSREYGAMGVEIVGVAVAESRRPAELIAWCQQRGLNYRQALATRRLLKAFGDIHDVPVSVLIDGRGGVRYRWEGEREYAVFRAALDRLLAEPAA